The following coding sequences lie in one Halorarum halophilum genomic window:
- a CDS encoding phosphoribosyltransferase family protein, whose amino-acid sequence MNRAEKAALQLQAVAVLRTLKETRTYEELAAVTGLPAGDLNRYVNGHVLPGAERAREVVGGIGRETLAEELEARVAFDDEGYVDNSGVVFDQPFLDLVAPVAAESLAFDAPDVVLTAATDGITLGAAMASHFDARVAYAKKSKETAVQEFIESRQRLASGIELTYYLPAGAIDAGDRVLVVDDLIRSGETQELLLDIAAQADANVTGVFALIAVGDEGTERAAAMTDAPVGALTRFE is encoded by the coding sequence ATGAACAGAGCCGAGAAGGCCGCCCTCCAGCTACAGGCGGTCGCCGTCCTGCGGACGCTGAAGGAGACGCGGACGTACGAGGAACTCGCCGCGGTCACGGGCCTTCCGGCGGGGGACCTGAACCGCTACGTCAACGGCCACGTCCTCCCGGGCGCCGAGCGGGCCCGCGAGGTCGTCGGCGGCATCGGGCGCGAGACGCTCGCCGAGGAACTCGAGGCGCGGGTCGCCTTCGACGACGAGGGGTACGTGGACAACTCGGGCGTCGTCTTCGACCAGCCGTTCCTCGACCTCGTCGCCCCCGTCGCCGCGGAGTCGCTGGCGTTCGACGCCCCGGACGTCGTGCTCACGGCCGCCACGGACGGCATCACGCTCGGCGCCGCGATGGCATCCCACTTCGACGCCCGCGTCGCGTACGCGAAGAAGTCGAAGGAGACCGCGGTCCAGGAGTTCATCGAGTCGCGCCAGCGGCTCGCCTCGGGCATCGAACTCACGTACTACCTCCCCGCGGGCGCGATCGACGCCGGCGATCGCGTGCTCGTCGTCGACGACCTCATCCGTTCGGGCGAGACGCAGGAGCTCCTGCTGGACATCGCCGCGCAGGCGGACGCGAACGTGACCGGCGTCTTCGCGCTCATCGCCGTCGGCGACGAGGGGACCGAGCGGGCGGCCGCGATGACCGACGCGCCGGTCGGCGCGCTGACCCGGTTCGAATAG
- a CDS encoding arylsulfotransferase family protein, with product MDLRSVSRRNLVRVVVLCCVLGLFLPALGQAVVPEESGTPGTVGLEPGTVESEANGSTVVGIQGFHFEGQGSTKKPARLVSVAPNGSTEWVYDGTSRGAVWFYDVDPLPNGNLLVVSTNPRGTTVFELDPETRERAWTETFDIHDTHDVEKLPNGDLLVANMRQWNESTGRSDDRVFVYNRSTEEIDWEWTFRNHYPESTDGGYSEDWTHVNDVERIAEGQYLVSPRNFDQAIVINRSTKEIDYQLGSDGDHSVMNEQHNPDWLLSEEGNPVILVADSENDRVVEYEKRGDEWERVWEVGTDQLSWPRDADRLPNGNTLITDSLNHRVIEVTPEGRIVWEYYATWGPYDAERVAHGGGSNGPTMSDQGVSGEYRIHGSAGLIAGTGDSMTFSAAVRNTFAGTPLSGVASEFATTWAHVTPWIRPVWMGPWAFVSAVLGALVVLGWLVAELVLARGRVLEAFERVRGSWG from the coding sequence ATGGACCTCCGCTCGGTCTCGCGCCGTAATCTCGTGCGAGTCGTCGTGCTCTGTTGCGTTCTCGGACTGTTCCTCCCCGCGCTCGGCCAGGCGGTCGTCCCTGAGGAGTCCGGGACACCGGGCACCGTCGGCCTCGAACCGGGGACCGTCGAGTCGGAGGCGAACGGCTCGACGGTCGTCGGCATCCAGGGCTTCCACTTCGAGGGCCAGGGGTCGACGAAGAAGCCCGCGCGGCTCGTCTCGGTCGCCCCGAACGGCTCGACAGAGTGGGTGTACGACGGCACGAGCCGCGGAGCCGTGTGGTTCTACGACGTCGACCCGCTGCCGAACGGGAACCTCCTCGTCGTCTCCACGAACCCCCGCGGCACGACCGTCTTCGAACTCGACCCGGAGACGCGCGAGCGCGCCTGGACGGAGACGTTCGACATCCACGACACCCACGACGTAGAGAAGCTCCCGAACGGCGACCTGCTCGTGGCGAACATGCGCCAGTGGAACGAGTCGACCGGCCGGTCGGACGACCGCGTGTTCGTGTACAACCGCTCGACCGAGGAGATCGACTGGGAGTGGACGTTCCGTAACCACTACCCCGAGTCGACCGACGGCGGCTACAGCGAGGACTGGACCCACGTCAACGACGTGGAGCGCATCGCCGAGGGCCAGTACCTCGTCTCGCCGCGCAACTTCGACCAGGCCATCGTCATCAACCGGTCGACGAAGGAGATCGACTACCAGCTCGGCTCCGACGGCGACCACTCCGTGATGAACGAACAGCACAACCCCGACTGGCTGCTGAGCGAGGAGGGGAACCCCGTCATCCTCGTCGCCGACTCGGAGAACGACCGCGTGGTCGAGTACGAGAAGCGGGGCGACGAGTGGGAACGCGTCTGGGAGGTCGGGACGGATCAGCTCTCGTGGCCGCGCGACGCCGACAGGCTCCCCAACGGTAACACGCTCATCACGGACTCGCTGAACCACCGCGTCATCGAGGTGACGCCCGAGGGGCGGATCGTCTGGGAGTACTACGCCACGTGGGGCCCGTACGACGCCGAACGGGTCGCCCACGGCGGCGGGTCGAACGGCCCGACGATGTCCGACCAGGGTGTCTCCGGCGAGTACCGCATCCACGGGAGCGCGGGGCTGATCGCCGGAACAGGCGACTCGATGACGTTCTCGGCGGCGGTCCGGAACACCTTCGCAGGCACGCCGCTCTCGGGCGTCGCGTCCGAGTTCGCCACCACGTGGGCACACGTCACGCCGTGGATCCGCCCGGTGTGGATGGGTCCGTGGGCGTTCGTCTCCGCGGTACTCGGCGCGCTCGTGGTGCTCGGGTGGCTGGTCGCCGAACTCGTGCTGGCGCGCGGCCGCGTGCTCGAGGCGTTCGAGCGCGTCCGCGGTTCCTGGGGCTGA
- the ahaH gene encoding ATP synthase archaeal subunit H: protein MPRPEVLERVKEAEADAKDIVAEAEADREERLADARERADAIVSEAEREAEEMEAERLATAREEIEREREEVLEEGRRRRAELVAEAEDNTEGAVAFAVERFEEAVHAQT, encoded by the coding sequence ATGCCGAGACCCGAAGTTCTCGAACGCGTGAAAGAGGCCGAAGCCGACGCCAAGGACATCGTGGCGGAGGCGGAGGCCGATCGGGAGGAACGGCTCGCGGACGCCCGGGAACGGGCGGACGCGATCGTCTCCGAGGCCGAGCGCGAGGCCGAGGAGATGGAGGCTGAACGCCTCGCGACGGCTCGCGAGGAGATCGAACGGGAGCGCGAGGAGGTCCTCGAGGAGGGCCGCCGCCGGCGGGCCGAGCTCGTCGCGGAGGCCGAGGACAACACCGAGGGGGCCGTCGCGTTCGCGGTCGAGCGGTTCGAGGAGGCGGTACATGCTCAGACCTGA
- a CDS encoding NCS2 family permease, which yields MALSDSLSSYFDFAENGTDLRTEVVAGITTFLTMSYIVVVNPSILVGIREGAEGGPKPGIIVQGASYAETVQMVAVVTLIAAAVATFVMALYAKRPFGQAPGLGLNAFFAFTVVGALGVPWQTALAAVVVEGLLFIVLTVVGAREYIIRVFPEPVKLAVGTGIGLFLALIGLEEMHIVVSDPATYVTLGNVASEPIAILSVVGLFLTFGLYARGVKGSIVIGIIATTLFGYAVTAFGPVAADAGLVGNLSASATYDITPLAGAFVGGLTNVDAFAFSLIVFTFFFVDFFDTAGTLTGVSQVAGFLDEDGNLPDIERPLMADAIGTTVGGMLGTSTVTTYIESASGVEEGGRTGMTALVVAALFLASLLIVPLASAVPLYASHIALVVIGVVMLRNVVEVAWEDLTHAIPAGMTVLVMPFTFSIAYGIAAGIISYPIVKLAAGRVDETRPGHWVLAGAFVLYFVVRTGGVLTSAV from the coding sequence ATGGCGTTGTCAGATTCGCTGTCGTCGTACTTCGACTTCGCTGAGAACGGCACGGACCTCCGGACGGAGGTCGTGGCGGGGATCACGACGTTCCTGACGATGAGTTACATCGTCGTGGTGAACCCGAGCATCCTCGTCGGCATCCGGGAGGGCGCCGAAGGCGGGCCGAAGCCCGGCATCATCGTCCAGGGCGCGTCCTACGCGGAGACCGTCCAGATGGTCGCCGTCGTCACCCTCATCGCCGCCGCCGTTGCGACGTTCGTGATGGCCCTGTACGCGAAGCGCCCCTTCGGCCAGGCGCCGGGGCTGGGACTGAACGCCTTCTTCGCGTTCACCGTGGTCGGCGCGCTCGGCGTTCCGTGGCAGACGGCCCTCGCGGCTGTCGTCGTCGAGGGGCTCCTCTTCATCGTCCTCACCGTGGTCGGCGCCCGCGAGTACATCATCCGGGTGTTCCCGGAACCGGTGAAGCTCGCGGTCGGGACCGGTATCGGCCTCTTCCTCGCGCTCATCGGCCTGGAGGAGATGCACATCGTCGTCTCCGACCCCGCGACGTACGTCACCCTCGGAAACGTCGCCTCCGAACCGATCGCCATCCTCTCGGTCGTCGGGCTGTTCCTCACCTTCGGGCTGTACGCCCGCGGGGTGAAGGGCTCCATCGTCATCGGCATCATCGCGACCACGTTGTTCGGCTACGCCGTCACCGCGTTCGGGCCGGTCGCGGCCGACGCCGGACTGGTCGGGAACCTCTCCGCGAGCGCGACCTACGACATCACGCCGCTGGCCGGCGCGTTCGTCGGCGGGCTGACGAACGTCGACGCGTTCGCCTTCTCGCTCATCGTGTTCACGTTCTTCTTCGTCGACTTCTTCGACACGGCGGGGACGCTCACCGGCGTCTCGCAGGTCGCGGGCTTCCTCGACGAGGACGGGAACCTCCCGGACATCGAGCGGCCGCTGATGGCCGACGCGATCGGGACCACCGTCGGCGGCATGCTCGGCACCTCGACGGTGACGACGTACATCGAGTCCGCCTCCGGCGTGGAGGAGGGCGGTCGGACCGGCATGACCGCCCTCGTCGTCGCGGCGCTGTTCCTCGCCTCGCTCCTCATCGTCCCGCTCGCCTCCGCGGTGCCGCTGTACGCGAGCCACATCGCGCTCGTCGTCATCGGCGTCGTCATGCTGCGCAACGTCGTCGAGGTCGCTTGGGAGGACCTCACCCACGCCATCCCGGCGGGGATGACGGTGCTCGTCATGCCGTTCACGTTCTCCATCGCCTACGGCATCGCCGCGGGCATCATCTCCTACCCCATCGTGAAGCTCGCGGCGGGCCGCGTGGACGAGACGCGTCCCGGCCACTGGGTGCTCGCGGGCGCGTTCGTCCTCTACTTCGTCGTCCGCACGGGCGGCGTCCTCACGTCGGCCGTCTAA